Genomic window (Thermoproteota archaeon):
TGAGGAGGCACCCCTTCGAGATTACGGATAATGGAATAGCTGTGTACCCCGATAAGGTGGTCAAGAGGAGGAGCATTATTTTAGAGGAGTGACGCGGCAGCCACTACTGAGGTGAGCGCGCATAGCGCTAAAGGACCGCATAAAATCATCGCTGGAACACTACGTCAGCAAGGCTAGAATTGCCATCAACGAGATACTAGATAAAGAGTCGAGCACTCCCTTCTTCCTTCCCTTAAAGGAATTCCTTAGTGGAGGGAAAAAGGTAAGGCCCGCTCTCCTCCTGATCGTCCATGACGCCTGTGGTGGAAGTGGGAATCCGGGTCCCGCGGCTGCCGCTATAGAGCTCATACACGCGGCTTCCCTGATACACGACGATATAATAGACAGAAGCACTCAGAGGAGGGGTGAGTTCTCCTTCCACATGAAGTACGGGTTCGAGATGTCCATTCTCGTGGCTGACTTCATACTATCGCTGGTTCTAGACATAGCTAGTATGTACGAAGATAGGAGAGTTGGTGGGATCCTATCTAGAGCATCTAAACTCATGTCTGTGGGAGAGATGAGGGAAGTACAGGTGTTGAAAGCCGGGGATCCCCTCTCCTTGGACGAATATCTCGAGATACTCAAGTATAAACCCGCCGTCCTTTTCGAGGCGGCCACATCATTGGGCGCTGTGATTGCTGGTAGGCCCGATATTTCCAATGATCTGGGTTTATATGGGCTCTACATGGGGATGGCTTACCAGATAAAGGATGATTTATTAGACTGGGGATCTCCCGGGGAACTCACCTCCCTTCTTAAGGAGGAAGGGCTAAGAGAGCTCTTGGAGGAGATGGCTAACGGTCTAGCCGCTGAGGCCATAGAGAAATTAGAGGTGTTGGGGGATACCCCCCAGAGAGACCTGCTCAGGGATCTGGCTCTTTATTCAATAAATAGGGAGGAGTGAAGGTTAGGCTACAGGAGACTCAGGAACACCGTGAAGTTGAGGGCTACCCATAGTATTACCGCGGTAAGCAGGGATCTTCCCTTGTTCATCTTGAACCCGTATCTGCAAGCCAGATAGACAATGACTACCATCCACAAGGAGACTAGCATGTTTATGGCCTGCTGTTGAACCTCTAGTCCTTGAGGCATCGCACCACCGAACCCTCCTACGTTCCCAGTGGAGAGGTCTATCTCCCAACTCATGGGGGGCATGATATAGCCTACGTATGCCATCAGGAGCCCAGAGAGTATAGAAGGTATGTTCTTAAGGCCCGCCACCATCAGCGATGAGGAGAAACTCCCCTCACCCGACATGAGCTTCACTAGCACGAAGAGGATGACGGCAGTTACTAACTGGATGAATAGCTCCGAGAGAAGGGCTTCTAAGTAGATGATCGCCGGATTCTTCATGAATACGTTCATCATCTCCTTGGCCGCCTCTAAAGCCTCCTCCGGTATGCTCCCCCCGCCCACCAAGCTGATCTCTATTTTCTGAAATATCATCCACATGCCCAAGCTAGTGAAGATGGAGCCTATCAGTAGAGCCACTAGCCAATACTTGAGCTTTGGCTTGATCACCATCGCCCTGAAGATTGTTGAAGCAAGCCTCATCGGCTGAAGAAGGTAGTCAGTGAGTGAGTAGGGGATCTCTTCTTCAAACTCTTCAGATATTTCGAAGCCCATGCCCATCACTGGGTTGTAGGATTCACTTATGCGTTAAAAATATCTCCATAACCTTAAAATGCCGGAGTATCCCCTTCTACATGGCCCACGCGATGAGGAGAGCGAACATCAACGAATCCTCAGCGGAGATGGAGTTCCCAGCTCACACCGAGCGTGGGCCCCTGTGAACATGAACGATCGTGTGCAGACCACATCACCGATGAGAGTCAATTTTATTAGTGCGGTGGTCCATCCACTCCATTGGAGCCGGGGTAGCTCAGCCTGGTTAGAGCACCGGACTCATAAGTTGGGTCGGGCCCACGGTGCTCCTGCTGGGAAATCCGGGGGTCCCGGGTTCAAATCCCGGCCCCGGCACCATCTATTCGCGGAATAACTTGAATACCCCTTTCTTCCGCTTTACCTCTCATCTTACTATCAAAGGTAGCTAGAGGAATGCCTTCCCTCTCGGCTATGGATAGTACGAGTTCGTCTTCCCAGTCCAAGGGATCATCGCATGACAGGGAGTCGAGGATCTCATCCAGCTCGTTGTGCGCCAGCTCGGCCCGTTTATCTGCTAAATATGTTAGTATCAAGTCCCTCGTTCTTTTAGCATCGAGACCAGCTCCTCTGCTGAACCAGAACAGTTCCACCACAACTATGAGAGGGATTATCCACTTGTCTAGGGAGATGAGGAGTTTCCTAGCTTCATCGTGCCTCTCCGCATCACTGAAGTAGGCATAAATCAGCACATTGGTATCTACCACAGCCCTCAAAGGGTTGCCCCCCTAGAGATAAGGTAATTAACCGTTTCATCGTCTAGCTTCATTCCCAGAGTTCCTCTAGTCGCTGGCGAGACCCGGCGAATCGAGATATCATCCTCCTTCATCACAACCGAGTAAACGGCATCCTCTAAGTAGAACGACAGGAACTTGAGCAGGCCTCTCTTGGTGAAAATCTTCACCATCATCATAATCCCCGTAAATGGGGCCGCCGGGATTTGAACCCGGGACCTCCGGCTCCCAAGGCCGGCATCCTACCAAGCTAGACCACGGCCCCTCTTATCAGGGAACTCATCGAATAAAACTATTTCACGGCTGGGACCGCCTCCTCTCTCCACAAGATAGGCTGGAAATGACTCCCCTATCCAGCAGTACAGACACTTTAGAACCCTTGGGAAGTTCTAGTCGGAGGTCTAGGGTTTCGCCCTCATCTAAAACTGTATCCACTCGTCTAAGCTCCATCACACGGTCTCCCAGTACCACGCTCACGTAGTAAACCTTGACCCTTGCACCCCCATTCACCACATACAAAATTGCTTCCCCATCGCTACAGGTGAGGCTTCCAGTGGCATAAGTCCTGAACGAGGAGATCGAGATGTATGAGAGGGAGACGGCGATTATTGAGATCAAGCCCAGAGAAACAAGTGTTGTGGCGAGAGGCCTACTCCTGCTCATTTGAGAACCTCTCTGAGAACCACTTGGGTTCCTTTAGGAGCTTCACCAAGGGAAAGGCCATGCTGCCAGCCGAGGAAATCCCGCTCGAGAAATTGTACTGCTCTCCCGTCTCATCAGCTTTGTATACTAGGAAGCTCCCTTCATCCTCTTCTTCGTAGAGGACATAGGAGAATATGTCTGGTTTTGTAGCTCCGTAGTTGTTTGCGAAGGTACCTATCACTCTCTTACCAAGAGTCTCGCTCCTGAAATCTAGAAGAACTGTAATGGAGTTGGATGCCGCCGCCAACCTCAGAAGGTCGAGTAAGGAGCTTAGCTGCAGCAATTCGAGCTCCCAATCACAACCCTCCTTCTCCTCGGGACCCATCCCATCCCCCCACACGTTGACGGGTTGGGATTTAACCTTTATTTAAAGGCAGGTGAGGTCAGGTACAGCGCCCTCAACAGGACCGTGAGAGCTTTTACTAGCCCTGGATCTGTTGAGATAAATCCATTTGTCGTATTTTCATCGGATACAAGCCCAGATTTCTCTGTAACGAACGCGAAAAGTTCTAGGTTTGCTATTCTTATGTTTCTCGTCCTGAGACCCTTGCTCCTCAGTTTCTCGTAGGTGTCTGGACTGTCCACAATTAGACTGATGTTCCTATACCTCAGACCAGGGGGGACAAGTTCCACAGATTCCTCATTGGTTATCAAAATGAGGAAGTCCTTGGAATCCCTCAGTAGTATGTTAGATACCCTCTTTAAGGTATCTCTACCTTCCACCGGCAGGGTGATCTCGCCGAGGATCCAGAGGCCCTCGCTGAACTCCACCTTGAACATCTTATTGAGTAAGGAGAGCTTTCGAAGTGCTTCCTCTAACACCATCTCGAAGAGGAGGGTGGGTAAAAGATCGAGAGGAGGGGATGAAGCCTTCAACGGCCTAGTAGGGGTCACTTTTACTAAACCGAGATCTTCTAGGGATTCCAAGACCGCATATACCTTAGTTCTGGGTATCCCTGTAGCCTTGCTCAGGTCGCTTGCCTTGACCTGCTCCCTAGAGAGAACGAGGTAGGCCAATGCCTTGGATTCGTATGAGGAGAGACCCAGCTCTCTTAGAAGCCTCTCCAGACTGGATATCGTTTTGTCTCCGCTGTCCATCTAGTGGACTTCTACCATCTCAGCTATTATCTTACCACCGGAGATCTTCCTTATCCTAGCTATTACGGTGATTCCTGGATCTGCAGCGCCGACTATCACCACGGGTCTTCCCCTGTAGACCCCTTCTCCTTCACCCCTCCTGTTGACGGACTGTACCAGCACTTCTATTAAGTCTCCTGGCTTCAGAGAGGAGGATTTCTCCTCTGGCTTATCGAATCTGGTCACGTACAAGCTCCCCTTAGCCTTCCTGCCTAGCCTCCCCTTCCAACCTCGGGAGGAGTCGTTTCCTTTCGGGTTCCTTCTCGGCATGTTATCCCCACGGATTCGCTAGGTAGGTGGGATTTCCCCACTTAAAAATCATTGTTGAAGGCTTCACTCTTGAACCACCAGCCCCATGACATCCATCACATTCGTCATGGTTGGTCCCGTGAAGATGGCATCGCCTAGCCATGAGAAGAACGTGTGGGAGTCGTTATTTTTCAGGAAGACTTCAGGTCTTAGCCCCTCCGATAGTGCTCTCCCCAGAGTCTGGCCGTCAGCTATTGCTCCCGCCGCATCAGACACTCCATCCACCCCATCGGTACCCACGGATCCCATCACGACGCCCTCAAGGCCCGATATAGTTCTGACTCCTCCTAAAACCAGTTCTTGGTTCCTTCCCCCAATCCCCTGCCCCGTCACCTTCACAGTAGTCTCTCCACCCAAGATGACGGCTGCAGGCGGGGAGAGGGGCAGTCCTTCCTTTGCTATGGAGACTGCAAGCCCTGCCAGAAACTTACCTATATGTCTGGCCTCTCCTTGTGCCCTAGAGCCGAGTACAAGGACGTTGTAGCCCATCTCAACTAGCGCCCTTTCAGCTGCCTGAACGGCCTTCAGATTATTGGCCACTATCAAATTCACGACCCTATCAAATACCTCGTCGCCCGGCTTGGGGGTCTCCGGTATCTCGCCTTTTAACCCGCGCTTCAACACCTTTATAACGGATTTAGGCATTTTATCGATGAGCGAATAGTTTTCGAGCACCTGCCAAGCGTCCTCAAAAGTCGTCTCATCAGGCGCAGTTGGACCGGAAGCTATGACATCCAGAGGATCCCCTATAACGTCAGATACTATCAACGACACGACAGTAGCTGGATATGCGGCCTTGGCGAGCCTACCACCCTTTATCTGAGATACATGCTTCCTAACTGCGTTTATTTCCCTGATATCTGCCCCAGAAAGTACGAGCAACCTGTTCATCTCCCGGAGGTCATTCAGAGAGATGCCTTCCATGGGATACTCCATTAAAGCCGAACCGCCGCCAGATACCAGGGAGAGAACTAGGTCCCTCTCCTCGGCCTTTCTAGCTATATCTAATATCTCTTTCGCTCCTTTCAGGCTACCATCATCTGGGATGGGATGGCCAGCGGGATTCAACCTGATCTTCGAGAGGGAAACGGTCTTCTCGGTCTTAGCTGGGACATTGACCCAACCAAATGATATGAGTTTCCCTATCCTGTCCTCCACGGCTTTAGCCATCATGCTCCCAGCTTTTCCCGCTCCCACCACGTATACATCCTTAAAAGATCCTATGTCGATGGATGAGGTACCGAACACTATCTCCTGATCCGAGAATCTGGAAAATACCGCTTTGTAAGCGTCAGCTGCCGTTATCGCCTTATCAAAAGCCAGCAGCAAGGCTCTTCTAGCGTCCTTGTCCTTCCTAGTCGCCCCGTTATCAACCAGCTCATCAAGATTTTTTATGTAGGAGGAGCTCATGGAACGTTCATCCCCCTTGAGCCGAGTTCCTCGCCCTCAGCATTAAACCTGATGTATCCCAGTGCAATTCCATCTAGTGGTCCCTCATACTTGGTTAAGACGCTCATCCAGCCCTCCCTAATGTCCATTGATTGTATTATGCCGACACCCTTGCAATCCCTCCCTCGGATAAGACCTACGTAGAGTCCCTTGTATACATTCATTGGGCCTATTCTCACTTCCTTGTTCAGGAGCCCTGAGAGCATCGTGATTTTCCTCCTATCTACTTCGCCTTCCGTGATCGCTATGAGCATGTCGGGGGACTCTTCCATCCAATGAACTCTCACTCCCAAGATGCGCTCCAAAAATGGGATGTACTCGTCCTTCACCCTGCCAGTCATAAGGAACGTATTCATCAGCTCGATTTCCCGGAGATCAAGCTTTCTCGTAGCGGCGCCAGATAGGTATCTCCTGAGGAGAGCTCTTCTGACGGTGATCCTGTAATTCCTGCTTTTGATCAGATCACCTACGGGTGATCTGACCTTTAGAACCTTTACATCTTTAGGGATTGTCCTAGCAATGTGATTCAAGTCCCCTTCTTCCTTCTCTATCAATACCACGATGTCTGGATCCAAGAACTCAACTTTGAACCTCTTTAGAGCCCTAGCTGCCCCTCCGTCCACGAAACCTGTGGTGTTTATTAGAACGGTATCGCTCCTAGATCTATTCAAAGCGTCTAGGAGACCCTTCACCATCGGGAGGAAGTGGCCGCTCGGTGTCTTGTCGCCGATGAAGTACATGAAGTCAGGTTCCAGTAACTTGGTGTGGATGACAGGCTTTCCCACATCCTTGCTGGAGATCACCCCGGGTGGTCCCAGATCGGACTGACCAACGTCTGAATCGATTATGGAGACTGTGCTACCGCTCCTCGCTATCCTGTTGATCGTAAAGACTACTGTAGAACTCTTGCCAGAATCTACTCTTCCTATGAACACGGTATTTTTGCCTGCTATAGTTTCAGGAAGCTCTTCCCACCAGTCCGGGATGGGGCTCTCTAACTTCACGTAGTGTCCATCTATAGCCAATTTCGAATCGATTGAGGATGTGATTAGTAGCTCTACACCCTCCATCTGAACCGATATCTCATCGAACTCGGCCCCCCAAACTTCAATGTTGCCGCTTAGGAGTTTAATATAGGCTGGTGACCTCACTAACACCCCCTCACCCTTCGGCACTTCCACCTCTCCCGGCATCGGACATACCCGCACCGGAATCATTTAAGGGAACCTTGGGTGACGACCGAATGTGGGTGAAAAGGTCTTGATCCTAGAACTCGAGTGTAAAAAGTCCTTGGAAGAGACATCTGTACCGACAGACTTAGAAGGAGAGGTAGAGGCGAGGGTAGAGCTAGAGGAGGTAGGGAAGTACCGATACGTCATCGAGCTACCTGAGGAATTAGTGGGCGGGGATCTCCTCCTTCCATCCGTATACTATGCGGTGGAATCGCTATTGGAGCATCTCCCCCCGATCTGCGAGGTGAAGAGTGTTGGATTTCCTCTCGACAGGGTGAGGTCCCCCATCCCCGGTAAATCTGGATTGAAGAAGTATTTAGGGCTGAGAGGACCGGGTGTGGCGGCCTCAGTAGGAAAAAATATTGTTTTGCACCCTCTCTCACATGCGAGATTATTTAGGGAGATGTGTAAAGCCGGTCTCCACGTGGGCTTCGATCCTCTCAATTTAATGGATGAGGAGGCTTCTCCCTACCTAGATAGGGCTCATCAAATAGTCGAAATCACCGATAGAATAAAAGAAGAGGAAGGAAGGCGGGTGTTGTACTTCATGAGACTTCCTATATCTTCGGAAGACCTAGAGCGCGCCATCTCCTTGGGGATGAAGGGATTCTACGTTCACCTGTGCTGGGATTTAGGTAAGCTTGAGCTTGCGATCGAGTTCCTAGATGATATATTCTTAGCAGTGAGGGGGGTGAACTGCCTCGTTAGAAAGGCAGGTCTGGGAATTAAAGCCACTTACGAGCTCCTAAAGGTTAGTGGCTTTGATCTGATTGAGAGATCCGTGGCATGGAAACGGGAGGATCTGGGGATTGTTATGGAGTTAGACGAAATCATAGGAGGTGGAAAGGGCGCCGCGATGCCGTTGACCGCTCCCCAAGTCCATCAGGGAATAGCCATCGCTAATGTACCTGAGGACCTGCAAGTGATCCTCAACGGGGATCTAGGAATATACGATCACCCCAGAGGGATCATAGCTGGAGTGAGATCCATGAGAGAGGTGTTAGATTCTTTCATGAGGGGTGAAAACCTCTTATCAGTAATCAGAAGGGATAGGGATGTGGAGGCGATGGTGGAGAAATGGGGATATCTGTTACCGTGAAGGTGGGTTGCTGCGGGTTTCAGGTCTCTAGGAAGAGGTACTACGAGAAATTCAGGTTAGTGGAGATCCAAAAGACATTTTATAAACCTCCCAAGGTTGAAACTTTAAGAAAATGGCGTGGAGAATCCCCTAAAGATTTTGAATTCACCGTAAAGGCCT
Coding sequences:
- a CDS encoding polyprenyl synthetase family protein; this encodes MLDKESSTPFFLPLKEFLSGGKKVRPALLLIVHDACGGSGNPGPAAAAIELIHAASLIHDDIIDRSTQRRGEFSFHMKYGFEMSILVADFILSLVLDIASMYEDRRVGGILSRASKLMSVGEMREVQVLKAGDPLSLDEYLEILKYKPAVLFEAATSLGAVIAGRPDISNDLGLYGLYMGMAYQIKDDLLDWGSPGELTSLLKEEGLRELLEEMANGLAAEAIEKLEVLGDTPQRDLLRDLALYSINREE
- a CDS encoding YIP1 family protein → MGFEISEEFEEEIPYSLTDYLLQPMRLASTIFRAMVIKPKLKYWLVALLIGSIFTSLGMWMIFQKIEISLVGGGSIPEEALEAAKEMMNVFMKNPAIIYLEALLSELFIQLVTAVILFVLVKLMSGEGSFSSSLMVAGLKNIPSILSGLLMAYVGYIMPPMSWEIDLSTGNVGGFGGAMPQGLEVQQQAINMLVSLWMVVIVYLACRYGFKMNKGRSLLTAVILWVALNFTVFLSLL
- a CDS encoding helix-turn-helix domain-containing protein, which produces MDSGDKTISSLERLLRELGLSSYESKALAYLVLSREQVKASDLSKATGIPRTKVYAVLESLEDLGLVKVTPTRPLKASSPPLDLLPTLLFEMVLEEALRKLSLLNKMFKVEFSEGLWILGEITLPVEGRDTLKRVSNILLRDSKDFLILITNEESVELVPPGLRYRNISLIVDSPDTYEKLRSKGLRTRNIRIANLELFAFVTEKSGLVSDENTTNGFISTDPGLVKALTVLLRALYLTSPAFK
- a CDS encoding glycerate kinase, translated to MSSSYIKNLDELVDNGATRKDKDARRALLLAFDKAITAADAYKAVFSRFSDQEIVFGTSSIDIGSFKDVYVVGAGKAGSMMAKAVEDRIGKLISFGWVNVPAKTEKTVSLSKIRLNPAGHPIPDDGSLKGAKEILDIARKAEERDLVLSLVSGGGSALMEYPMEGISLNDLREMNRLLVLSGADIREINAVRKHVSQIKGGRLAKAAYPATVVSLIVSDVIGDPLDVIASGPTAPDETTFEDAWQVLENYSLIDKMPKSVIKVLKRGLKGEIPETPKPGDEVFDRVVNLIVANNLKAVQAAERALVEMGYNVLVLGSRAQGEARHIGKFLAGLAVSIAKEGLPLSPPAAVILGGETTVKVTGQGIGGRNQELVLGGVRTISGLEGVVMGSVGTDGVDGVSDAAGAIADGQTLGRALSEGLRPEVFLKNNDSHTFFSWLGDAIFTGPTMTNVMDVMGLVVQE
- a CDS encoding Clp1/GlmU family protein, which translates into the protein MPGEVEVPKGEGVLVRSPAYIKLLSGNIEVWGAEFDEISVQMEGVELLITSSIDSKLAIDGHYVKLESPIPDWWEELPETIAGKNTVFIGRVDSGKSSTVVFTINRIARSGSTVSIIDSDVGQSDLGPPGVISSKDVGKPVIHTKLLEPDFMYFIGDKTPSGHFLPMVKGLLDALNRSRSDTVLINTTGFVDGGAARALKRFKVEFLDPDIVVLIEKEEGDLNHIARTIPKDVKVLKVRSPVGDLIKSRNYRITVRRALLRRYLSGAATRKLDLREIELMNTFLMTGRVKDEYIPFLERILGVRVHWMEESPDMLIAITEGEVDRRKITMLSGLLNKEVRIGPMNVYKGLYVGLIRGRDCKGVGIIQSMDIREGWMSVLTKYEGPLDGIALGYIRFNAEGEELGSRGMNVP